In Paenibacillus stellifer, the DNA window AAAGGCAAGCTGAGTTAAGGCTCAGCACCTCTCGCAACAAGCCGCTCACCCTCATTCATCAAGGGCTGCGGCCTGTCTTGAAAGGAATGCCTTATCATTATATCCGGGATCTTCCGGAATTATTCCTCCGGTTTCTGCTCCAGCTTCACGGTAATCTCTTTCTCGACCCCGTCCCGGTAGAACGTGATGACAAGGGAGTCGCCAACCTTCGTGTCGTCGTACAGGTATTTGCGCAGGCTGATGGTCGAATCGATCGTCTGGCCGTTGAACTTCGTGATTACGTCGTTCAGCTTGAGTCCCGCTTCCTTCGCCGGGCCTACGACATCGAGAACGACTACCCCTTCGGTTACACTGCTCGGCAGGTTGAGCGACTTGCGCTGGTTCTCGTCGAGCGGCACGTAAGGGTTGTTCAGATCCATGGAGTATACACCAAGATAGGAACGGACGATCTTACCATTCGCGGCCAGCTCCTCGGCGATCTTCTCGACATGGTTGGCCGGAATGGCGAATCCGAGGCCTTCAACGCCGGTATCGGAAATCTTCATGGTGTTGATGCCGATAACCCGGCCGTTCAAATCCACAAGCGCGCCCCCGCTGTTGCCTTCATTGATGGCCGCATCGGTCTGGATGACCTCCTGCTCCCAGTCGTACACACCGTCCTGGTTCAGCGACACCGGTATCGTCCGGTTCGTGTAGCTGACAATGCCGGAGGTCAACGTGTCGCCCAGACCGAGCGGGTTGCCGATGGCGATGACCGTCTCACCCAGCTGCAGCTTGGATGAATCGCCCATCTTCGCCACAGTGTTAATGCCGTCCGCATTTACCGTAAGCACGGCCAGATCGCTGACCTTATCCGCTCCGATAAGGTCGGCTTTGCGGGTCTCCCCGTCCACCATGACGATCTCCAGCTTGCTTGCGCCGGAAATGACATGGTTATTGGTGATAATGTAAGCCTTCCCGTTCGCTTTCTTATAAATCACGCCCGAGCCGAGCGCCGACTCGTCAAGCTGGCTCTTTGCGGTATCTTCTTTATGGTTGATAATGCTGACGACCGCAGGACGGACAGCCGCCGCCGCTTGCACAATGCGGTCATAAGGATCGCCGCTGCTCGGCTTGACGTTCTGAATGACAGCGGGCAGGACGGACTTGTCATGGGTCAGCTGTCCGGTCACGAGGCTGAACAGCAGAACCGCAACAACCGCGCTGATGATTGAGCTGATGGCGGAAATCTGCAG includes these proteins:
- a CDS encoding S1C family serine protease; this translates as MGLFDDDFYSTKVSRRREQKASKQPMPRGWSARSKSRNLSTLQISAISSIISAVVAVLLFSLVTGQLTHDKSVLPAVIQNVKPSSGDPYDRIVQAAAAVRPAVVSIINHKEDTAKSQLDESALGSGVIYKKANGKAYIITNNHVISGASKLEIVMVDGETRKADLIGADKVSDLAVLTVNADGINTVAKMGDSSKLQLGETVIAIGNPLGLGDTLTSGIVSYTNRTIPVSLNQDGVYDWEQEVIQTDAAINEGNSGGALVDLNGRVIGINTMKISDTGVEGLGFAIPANHVEKIAEELAANGKIVRSYLGVYSMDLNNPYVPLDENQRKSLNLPSSVTEGVVVLDVVGPAKEAGLKLNDVITKFNGQTIDSTISLRKYLYDDTKVGDSLVITFYRDGVEKEITVKLEQKPEE